One segment of Fuscovulum ytuae DNA contains the following:
- a CDS encoding XdhC family protein, which produces MTERAAHDSLPEIALDWHRAGRGAALATVIETWGSAPRQAGSQLAISGEGEIMGSVSGGCVEGAVVTEALAALEDRRSRILTFGVSDETAFAVGLACGGTIRVLVEPVGEGAEALPEAMLADLVAARAARQPVAMAVTPEGWQRALVAPGAEAAVDTRFRSDKSGMEEDGRFIAIHNPPLRLIVVGAVHIAQPLLQMARLCGYDGTLIDPRSAFGSAARFPGEVIVEDWPDEALEALAPDGRTAIVTLTHDPKLDDPAIRVALRSGGFYLGCLGSTRTHAKRVDRLRAEGFSDAEIARIHAPVGMDIGAKTPAEIAVSVMAQITAVLRKG; this is translated from the coding sequence ATGACCGAACGCGCGGCACATGACAGCCTGCCCGAGATCGCGCTGGACTGGCACCGGGCCGGGCGCGGCGCGGCACTGGCGACGGTGATCGAGACATGGGGATCGGCCCCCCGGCAGGCGGGAAGCCAATTGGCAATCTCTGGCGAGGGGGAGATCATGGGATCGGTCTCGGGCGGCTGCGTCGAGGGCGCGGTGGTGACCGAGGCGCTGGCGGCGCTGGAGGATCGGCGGTCGCGCATCCTGACCTTTGGCGTCAGCGACGAGACGGCCTTTGCCGTGGGGCTGGCCTGTGGTGGCACGATCCGGGTGCTGGTGGAGCCTGTGGGCGAGGGGGCGGAGGCGCTGCCCGAGGCGATGCTGGCCGACTTGGTGGCGGCGCGGGCGGCGCGGCAGCCCGTGGCCATGGCGGTGACGCCGGAGGGGTGGCAGCGCGCGCTGGTTGCGCCGGGGGCAGAGGCGGCGGTGGATACGCGCTTCCGGTCCGACAAATCGGGCATGGAGGAGGATGGCCGCTTCATCGCCATCCACAACCCGCCCTTGCGCCTGATTGTGGTGGGTGCTGTGCATATTGCCCAGCCGCTTTTGCAGATGGCGCGGCTTTGCGGTTACGACGGGACGCTGATCGACCCGCGATCGGCCTTTGGATCGGCGGCGCGGTTTCCCGGCGAGGTGATCGTGGAGGATTGGCCAGATGAGGCGCTGGAGGCGCTGGCCCCGGATGGGCGGACGGCCATTGTCACGCTGACCCATGACCCAAAGCTGGATGATCCGGCGATCCGTGTGGCCTTGCGGTCGGGTGGGTTCTATCTTGGCTGTCTGGGATCGACGCGCACCCATGCCAAGCGGGTGGATCGGCTGCGGGCGGAAGGCTTTTCTGACGCCGAGATTGCCCGCATCCATGCCCCGGTTGGGATGGATATCGGGGCCAAGACCCCGGCCGAGATCGCGGTATCGGTGATGGCGCAGATCACCGCAGTCTTGCGGAAAGGGTAG
- a CDS encoding molybdopterin-binding protein: MFFGEVALEAAEGAILAHSEAVPAGRLRKGLVLGRAEIAALRAAGLARVTVARLGPGDVGEDQAAARLAAALVPDPVAQALRPGEAFTGRVNLNAVGPGIVELDAAAIHRLNLVHPAITLATLAPYQRVVAGTLVGTVKIIAYGVEEAALAAACAAARAAIRVRPVVLHSAGLVMTDAPGLEAKIAAKGRRAIEGRLRALGMQLEGVESVPHEASALTEALARAPGDMVLILTGSATSDLEDTAPAALRAAGGRVARFGMPVDPGNLLFLGDLEGRPVIGLPGCARSPALNGADWVLERLACGLTVGDAEIAAMGVGGLLKEIPLRPQLREPE; encoded by the coding sequence GTGTTCTTCGGCGAGGTGGCGCTGGAGGCGGCGGAGGGGGCGATCCTTGCCCATTCCGAGGCTGTGCCGGCGGGGCGATTGCGCAAGGGGTTGGTGCTGGGCAGGGCCGAGATCGCCGCGCTCCGGGCGGCGGGGCTGGCGCGGGTGACGGTGGCGCGGCTGGGTCCGGGAGATGTGGGCGAGGATCAGGCCGCGGCGCGGTTGGCGGCGGCGCTGGTGCCCGATCCGGTGGCGCAGGCGCTGCGGCCGGGAGAGGCCTTTACGGGGCGGGTAAACCTGAACGCGGTAGGGCCGGGGATTGTAGAGCTGGATGCGGCGGCGATCCATCGGCTGAACCTTGTCCATCCGGCGATCACATTGGCGACGCTGGCCCCGTATCAGCGGGTGGTGGCAGGCACGCTGGTCGGAACGGTGAAGATCATCGCCTATGGGGTCGAGGAGGCGGCGCTGGCGGCGGCCTGTGCCGCGGCGCGGGCGGCGATCCGGGTGCGTCCTGTGGTCCTGCATTCGGCGGGGCTGGTCATGACCGATGCGCCGGGATTGGAAGCGAAGATCGCCGCCAAGGGGCGGCGGGCGATCGAAGGGCGGTTGCGCGCCTTGGGCATGCAATTGGAGGGGGTGGAGAGCGTCCCGCATGAGGCAAGCGCCCTGACGGAGGCGCTGGCCCGCGCGCCGGGGGACATGGTGCTGATCCTGACGGGGAGTGCCACATCCGATCTGGAGGACACGGCCCCGGCGGCGCTGCGGGCTGCGGGGGGGCGGGTTGCGCGCTTTGGGATGCCGGTCGATCCGGGGAATCTGTTGTTTCTGGGCGATCTTGAGGGGCGGCCCGTGATTGGCCTGCCCGGTTGCGCCCGCAGCCCGGCCCTGAACGGTGCGGATTGGGTGCTGGAGCGGCTGGCCTGCGGCTTGACGGTTGGGGATGCAGAGATTGCCGCGATGGGTGTGGGGGGGCTGTTGAAGGAAATCCCCTTGCGGCCCCAGTTGCGGGAACCTGAGTAG
- the infC gene encoding translation initiation factor IF-3: protein MARRPHNAPPQRETGPRVNDRIRSPEIRLIGADGENIGVVTPARAMALAEEAGLDLVEISPNAEPPVCKIMDFGKFKYEQQKREAEARKKQKIIEIKEIKFRPGTDKHDYEVKMRSVLKFLEEGDKVKVTLRFRGREMAHQELGLDLLNRVAADVGDNGKVESMPKLEGRQMVMMIAPK from the coding sequence ATAGCCCGCAGACCCCACAATGCCCCTCCGCAGCGCGAGACGGGCCCCCGTGTGAACGATCGCATCCGCTCTCCTGAAATCCGCCTGATCGGCGCCGACGGGGAAAATATCGGGGTGGTGACACCCGCCCGTGCCATGGCGCTGGCCGAAGAGGCAGGCCTCGACCTTGTCGAGATCAGCCCGAACGCGGAACCCCCGGTCTGCAAGATCATGGACTTCGGCAAGTTCAAATACGAACAGCAAAAGCGCGAGGCCGAGGCGCGGAAGAAACAAAAGATCATCGAGATCAAGGAAATCAAATTCCGCCCCGGCACGGACAAGCACGATTACGAAGTGAAGATGCGTTCGGTGCTGAAGTTCCTTGAGGAGGGCGACAAGGTGAAGGTCACGCTTCGCTTCCGTGGCCGCGAAATGGCGCACCAGGAACTCGGGCTTGATCTTCTCAACCGCGTGGCTGCCGATGTGGGCGACAATGGCAAGGTGGAATCCATGCCCAAGCTCGAAGGCCGCCAGATGGTGATGATGATCGCGCCGAAGTAA